The genomic stretch GAAAAGCCTGGGGATTGACTTCCGCAAGCCCACGGTAAATCCCCAAAGCTTCCTCCGTAGCTTTCAGCGCCTCCTCCAAACGACCAAGGGAGGAAAGAGCCAGGCCCAGCATACCAAGCGCTGTTGCGCGTTCGGCATCTTCCGCCGCCAGCTCCACCCATGTCCGATATACCCGTTCCTCAAAAGCTCGCAGGGCCAGGGTTCTATCAGGAGGAGGCAAAACTTTGTCCAGCGACCGCAGCAAGCCCCGAAGCAGCTCCCTGGGTAGACGCGCAGCCTCGCCCAGGACTGCTTCCAGGTTGACCTGCTGGACCTCCAGACGGCGGGCTGTCTCCGGAGTGTTGGGTTGAAGATTCTCAACCCACTTCGTCCACTCCGGCAAAAGCGAAGTCAGATGTGCAAAGCGTTTGTCGTCGGTCAGAGGCCAGTGGAGGCGAGCATACTCCGCCACGGTGGCGTGCCAGCGCCAGGATTGGAACACAGGATCAAAGTCGGCCAGAGCGGCTTCCAGCAGGGCAGATATAGCCTCTTCTCCGGCCGCCGCCCGGAGAAGGCTCTCCGGGGCTACACCACCAGGAAAAAGGAGCAACGTCTGCCAGGCTTTCAACTGCCCCCTCTCTTCCAGAAGGCTGGCACTCCATTCATACACCTTTTCCAGCTGTTTCTGGAAATCGCCCCTGCGCTCCCTTATTTCCTGCAGGAATGCCTCCAGGTCTCGCCGCCGGGCCTGGGCCACAAGAAGGTTCACCAGATGGGGATGGCCGTCGGTAGCCAGGGCAATTTCTTTAGCCTGCTCCTCCCCGATAGGGACTTTTCGCTCCCATGCCAGCCGCAGGGCATAAAAGGCCGCCGCCTCAATGCCGATGCCTTCGTGGATGGATATGGGCCAGGCGCAGGGAAGTTCTTCCAGAGACCGCTGTGGTGATCGGGCCATGACGAGCGCCGCACTTCTTCCACCCAAGCGCTCCAGAAACTGCCGCAAGCGTTTCAGTTCCTGCGGAGGAAGGGTATCCACATTGTCCAGAATCAGGAGGGTGGGCTGCCGGTCGGTGTAAAGGGTCAAAGCCTCGGTAACCCTGCCTGGCTCCGGGCGCAGACCAAGGGCCTCAGCCAGGCTGTAGAAGAAGTCATCGGCGGTATTTGGCCAGGTATTTTCCGGATAGGAGCCTTTGGCGAAGGCGACGCCACCGGAAAAGCGCCAGGCATTGCGGTGGGCCGCCTCCAGCGCCAGAGATGTCTTGCCTATGGTCGCTGGACCCGAGATGACCACCACCCGGGGTGGGTGGGCCAGCGCGGCGGCAATCCCCACCAGCTGAGAACCCCGGCCGAAGAAAAGTCCCGGACGGGGAGGAAGATTTCCGGGCGGACGGCCATCGTCTATACAGGGCTCGCCCCCGGTGAAACACTCAAAGCGGAGGTCTGCGTCGCCCAGCAGCACCACCTCGTGGGTGGTGATGGCGCGCTGAGCACGAGCAACGGCTTCTTTAAGCGGGAACCCGTCGGTGAGCTCGGCGTAAAGATAAGCAGCGAAGTGGACTGCCTCAAAGTCATAGACACGCCGGGTGTGGCCCACCACAGCGCGGGCTTTACCACTATTCACCAGCGCCTGAGCTACAGAGCGAACGTCGGCCGCCGATTCGCAGCCGTTGAGGACGACCAGATTCAATGGGCCGGGTAGGTCCTTCAGGGCTTCCAGGATTTTGTCGGTAGTGGCGTAGTCTATCTGTCCCAGTTCGTCCTCCAGCAAAAGGCCTTCGGACCAGGCATGGCCGCTGAAGTGGAGGATATCGGGGAAAAGGCCCTGGGCTCTGGCACGGGGAGATAGGGCGCGGCGCAGGGAATCCAGCGTGGGTGGGACAAGGCGGGTGAGAAAGATGGGAGCACGGCTTTCCTCAACCTTCTGGCTCAGTTTTTGCCATTCCCACTGCAGGTCCATAGGCGGTGGGAAGCAATACGGCCGGCGGGGGTCGTAAACCGGCGCGGCCAAGAGGGCCAGGATGCGAAGCATGCGGGCAGGGTCGCAACCCCCCTGCCGGTTGTTGGCCTGGAACATCGCCTGCCCGGGCTGGACTATCCCCTGGGAGCCATCGGTGTGGCCACCCATCATGTTGGCAGAAAAGCGGACGCTCATTTAAAGTCCCCTCAGAGCGAATCCTGCTTAAATTATACCATCTGTATTGGTGAAACAGCAATTTTCCTGGGCCATATCTAAAAGTTCCCCCAAAAACTTTGGGGAGCTTTCTCGCGAATTCGGGCGGGAGGTGCGGAGGATTGCCTTAAATTGGTGGTTAAGGTATAATTTCCAAAAGCCGCGAGGGGAGGGTTTATGGAACTGAGCAGAATCATCAAATACGCGCGAGGCGAAGAGGAAGTTGACCTGCTTTTGAAAAACGTTCGCCTCGTCAATGTCCTCTCAGGAGAAATTTATCTCACTAATGTAGCGGTAGCTCGGACCAAAATCGTGGGCTTTGGGGAATACAGAGCGAAGGAAGTCCTGGACCTGGATGGCTACTATCTCTGCCCTGGCTTTATTGACGGCCACGTCCACATTGAAAGCTCCATGCTTACTATACCCGAATTCGCAAAGGTCGTGGTCCCCCACGGAACAACAACAGTGATTATAGACCCCCATGAGATCGCCAATGTCCTGGGCCTTGATGGGATAAGATATATGCTGGAATCCAGCAAATATAACCCTCTGAGCGTGTATGTAATGCTTCCATCCTGTGTGCCGGCTACGGATATGGAAACTTCGGGCTCCCAGCTGGCCTCATACGATATAGCCCCTCTCTTCAGCAACCCATGGGTCCTGGGATTAGCCGAAATGATGAACTATCCAGGCGTTATCTTCGGCGATGGGGAGGTCCTGGCTAAAATTGCCTCAGCCCGAGGCCACCCCATTGATGGTCATGCCCCCGGTCTAACGGGAAAGGATCTGGCAGCCTACATAGCCGCCGGGATAGGCTCAGATCACGAGTGCACTACCCTTGAAGAGGCCAGGGAAAAGCTCCGCCTCGGAATGTATGTGATGATCAGGGAAGGGTCCACGGCTAAAAACTTAAGGGACCTTCTGCCCCTGGTCACTCCGACCAACGCCCGCCGGATGATGTTCGTGACCGATGACCGGCATCCTGGGGACCTCATAAGGGAAGGGCACATTGACCACATAATAAGATTGGCCATAGACCAGGGCGTTGACCCCATTCTGGCTATCCAGATGGCAACATTGAACCCTGCGGAGTACTTCGGGCTTAAAGATCTTGGGGTTATTGCCGTGGGCCGCCAGGCCGATATGGTTCTTTTTGATAACTTCAAGGAATTCCGTATCCTCAAAGTTTGGCGGGCTGGAACTCTGGTGGCCGAGGATGGCAAAATAATCCCGTGGGAAAGGCCCCAGCGCTCAATCCCCCTTCGGAGCTCCATGAACATAAAGTGGGAAGGAGTTGATTTCAAAATCCCGGCCCAGTCTTCCAGGGTCAAAGTGATTGAGATAATCCCGGGCCAAATTGTAACCCGCAAGCTCATCACCGAAGCCAAAGTCGTAGATGGCTACGTGGTTTCGGACGTAGAAAGGGACATCCTAAAAATAGCGGTGATTGAGCGCCATACCGCTTCAGGAAACATGGGCAAAGGATTGGTTAAAGGGTTCGGCCTCAAGAAAGGAGCAATAGCTTCCTCCGTAGCCCATGACTCCCACAATATCGTGGTGGTAGGGGTAAGCGATGAAGAAATGATGAGAGCTGTGAGGGAAATTGAAGCCATGAAAGGAGGGCTCGTAGCGGTGGCTGATGAGCAGGTTCTGGCGCGGCTTCCTCTACCAATAGCCGGCCTTATGAGCGAAAAATCGGCTTATGAAGTAGAAGCTGAACTGGAAGAGCTAACGGAAGCCACCAAAGCCCTCGGTTGCATCCTGGAAGAACCTTTCATGGCGCTCAGTTTCCTCGCGCTCCCGGTGATCCCCGAACTCAAGCTTACCGACAAAGGGCTGGTGGATGTAACCGAATTCCGATTCGTAAGCCTTTTTGAGTGAAAGGTAAAATGCGCAAAATCCTCCTGGCCTCCTCTTCTCCACGCCGGCGCGAGCTTGTGGCAAAGCTCGCCCTTCCTTACGAGGTTGTCTCAAAACCAGTGGAAGAAAGCTCGCTGGAAGGCGAAAGTCCCCAGGAGATGGTTAAACGGTTAGCCCTGGCCAAAGCGAGGGCTGTTTGCGACTTTAACTCCAGCCATGTAATCCTGGCAGCCGACACCATTGTATTTCTTGAAGGGAATATCCTGGGCAAGCCCCAGGATGAAAAGCACGCCCGAGAGATGCTTCTGGCCCTTAAGGGACGCAGCCACCTGGTCTTCACCGGGGTGGCTGTGCTTGTCCCCCCATCCCTGGAATTAGTTGGGGTAGAGTGCACCCTTGTCCTCATGAGGGATTATTCCCTTGAAGAAATTGAAGCTTACGTCGGTTCGGGCAGGGCTCTGGATAAAGCCGGCGCTTACGGAGTGCAGGAAGAAGATTTCCGACCGGTAGCTGAAGTCCGGGGCTGTTACACCAATGTGATGGGTTTACCCCTCTGCCTTACAGCGGAACTTCTGGGGAAAGCAGGCTTTAGATTCAAAGAGTCTCCCCTTCAAATTTGTGAGAGCGCAACCCCCGAAGAATTCAGGGGTTCCCACGCCCTGCGGCTTTCTCCAGGATGCTGAGAGCACTGAGAGCGGTAGTTTCCCAGGAAAATTCCCTGGCCCTCCTCAGCCCCTTCTCTCTCAGAGCCTGAGAAAGCTCGGGTTCTCTGAGAATTCTCTCCATGCTCGCAGCCCACTCTTCAGGATCGCGAGGGTCAAGAAGCAAAGCCCCGCCATCCAGAACCTCCGGAAGCGACGAGGAAGAAGAGGCCAGGACCGGACACCCACAGGCCATCGCCTCAAGGGGAGGAAAGCCGAAGCCTTCGTACAGGGATGGAAAGACGAAAGCTTCGGCCAGGGAATAAAGGGCAGGTTTGTGCTCCTCGGCTATCCAGCCAGTAAAGAGGACACTGCCCTTAAGTCCCTTTTCCAGAACCATCTTCAAAGGATTAATGAGAACCGGGCTTTCCCGAGAGGGGACTTTTCCTGCTATTACCAGAGCTGGCACTTCGCCTGGGCATCTTTCCCTGAACAGGCAATAAGCTTCCAAGAGGAGGCCCAGGTTCTTGCGGCGGTCAAAACCCCCAAGATAAAGGAAAAAGGGGCCCCTTATCCCATACCCTCTCACGACCTCTTCTGCTCCGGCTCTGTCCTCCACCGGCCTGAACTCTTCCCCTATTCCAGGATAAACTACTTCCACCTTTTCCGGGCTTATCTTAAAGCATCTTAGGACATCGCCCCTGGTGGAAGCTGAGTCAGCCAGGATAAAGCGAGCTTTCGGGACGGCCTTTTTCACAAGGGCATTGTAGAGCTTCACCGCTGGGGAATAAGAGTACTCGGGGAAAAGAAAAGGGATGAGGTCGTGAACGGTGACAACCAGGGGCCGGGGGGAAAAGAGCGGAGGGCCCATGTATGGCACAAAAGCCACGTCAACCTGCTCCTTGAGGCAGTAGCGGGGAAAGAGCACGCTTTCAAACCAAACCTTATAAAGGTTGAGCAGGCCTTTGCTCTCCGGTAAATGCCGGGCCTCAGGAATTAAAACCCTGACCTCGGCTCTGGAGGCCAGAACTTCCAGGAGTTTCCTGGAATACTGCCCGGATCCTGTCTCCAGCCTTTTCAGGAACCAGCCGTTAAATCCTATTTTTACCATCATCACCATTTTAGCCCTCAAAATTGCTTTTGGCAAAAAGGACCTATTAGCTTATAATTTTGGCAACGATACCGGAAGGAGAAGGCGATGGAAGAAGAGTTTGTCAAAGAGCAGAAGCTTTTGGACTATCTTTCTGGGCTTGGAAGCGTTGTGGTGGCTCTCTCCGGAGGAGTGGATAGCTCCTTTCTCCTGTGGGCTGCTCTGAAAGCTCTGGGGCCGGAAAAAGTTCTGGCAGTTACGCTCATCTCGCCAGTGGTCCCCGCTCGGGAGCGCCGGGCAGTTGCCCAGTTGGCAGAAGAACTGGGAGCACGCCATCTTTTCCTCCCCACAGACCAGATAAATGACCCTCAATTCTTAGCCAATCCTCCAGAACGCTGTTACTTCTGCAAGAAGGAGAATTTCTCCAGGCTTATAGACCTGGCCCGAGAGGAAGGTTTCCAGTGCGTAGTGGAAGGCTCCAATACCGATGATGATCGCGATTTTCGGCCGGGCGCTAAAGCCGTAAAGGAGCTTGGAGTCCTCAGCCCCTTGAAAGAGGTAGGCCTCTCCAAAGAAGAGATACGCCGCCTCTCCCGCCTGGCAGGGCTCCCCACATGGGACAAGCCCCCTGAGAGCTGCCTGGCAACCCGCTTTCCCAGAGGGACGCCCATAACCCTAAGAGAGCTTGCCATGGTGGAAAAAGCGGAAGATTTCCTGATTTCCTTGGGGCTTAAGATGGTCAGAGTTCGCCACCATTACCCGATCGCCCGCATAGAGGTGGGGAAGGAGGAGATGGGTAAAGTGGTGGAAAGGGCAGAGGAGATCGCTTCAGCTCTGAAGGCTATCGGATATACCTATGTGGTCCTGGACCTGGAAGGTTACAGACCCGGAGGAGCTTGATGGACAGGGAAAAACTTCGCCGGTTGCTGGAAGAGGTCAGGGAAGGCCAGAAGAGTGTGGAGGAAGCTCTTGAGGCCCTGCGAGGTTTCCCTTTTGAGGATCTGGAATTTGCCCGCCTGGATACCCATCGGGCGCTGAGGAAAGGGTTCCCCGAAGTTATCTTTTGCCCGGGCAAGACCCCCGCACAGGTGGTGGAACTTATGAGGCGCCTTTACGAAAAAAGCGGGCGAGTTATGGCCACGAGGGCTTTCCCGGAAGTGGTGGAAGCAGTTACCAGCGCTTTCCCCGAAGCCAGATACTTCCCGGAGGCCAGGATAGTATTCCTCGGGCAACCGGCCCCCAAAACGGGCCGGGGAACGGTGCTGGTCATAACAGCAGGCACGGCCGATATCCCGGTAGCCGAAGAAGCAGCGGTAACAGCAGAACTTTTGGGCAGCTCCGTTGAACGCCTCTACGACGTGGGGGTAGCCGGTTTGCACCGGTTGATAGCTTACCAGGACAAGCTCTTTTCGGCCAATGTTATTGTGGTGGTGGCGGGGATGGAGGGAGCACTCCCCAGCGTAGTGGGAGGACTGGTAGCTCGCCCCGTTGTGGCAGTTCCCACCAGTGTGGGATACGGAGCCCACTGGGGCGGGCTTGCTTCGCTTCTAACCATGCTCAACACCTGCGCTCCGGGCGTGGTGGTGGTCAACATAGATAACGGCTTCGGGGCTGGATACGTTGCCCACCTTATAAACCAGTGAGGACTGAGCATGAGAATAGCCTACTTTGAAGCCTTCGCCGGAGCCAGCGGGAACATGATCTTGGGAGCCCTCATAGATGCAGGTCTGGAGCTGGAAAGCCTCATAGAGGGCTTGAAAACCCTGCCGATCGGCGGTTATTCTATTACCGCTTCCCGGGTTAAAAAGCGAGGGATTGCCGGGACATTCGTAGAAGTGAAGGTAACAGAACCTCAGGAGGAAAGGGGCCTGCCAGAGATTGAAGAAATAATCATGAGAAGCTCGCTCCCGGAAAAGGTCAAAGCCTTGAGCCTGAGGGTTTTCCGCCGCCTGGCCGAAGCCGAAGCCAGAGTTCACGACATCCCGGTGGAGAAAGTTCACTTCCACGAAGTAGGAGCAGTAGATGCCATCGTGGACGTAGTGGGCAGCATCCTCGGGCTTGAACTCCTCGGGGTAGAAGAAGTTTATGTCTCGCCTCTCCACCTTGGCTACGGGATGGTGAAAGGCGCCCATGGCCCCTTGCCAGTCCCCGCCCCGGCCACCATGGAACTCGTAAGAGGTGTCCCTGTATACGGCTGGGATGTGGAAGCCGAACTTCTCACCCCTACCGGGGCAGCCATATTGACAACCCTGGCCCGTTCTTTCGGCAGCCCCCCTCCATTTAAAGTGGAAAAGGTAGGGTATGGAGCAGGGCTGTGGGACCTGCCCTTTCCTAACCTCCTGCGCCTCTGCATCGGGGTCAGAGAAGAAGAAATAGCCGGCTACGAAGAAGATTACGTGACAGTCCTTGAAGCCAACATTGACGATATGAACCCTCAGTGGTTTGAAAACCTCCTGGAAAAACTTATGGAAGCGGGTGCCCTTGATGTCTATCTAACCCCACTCCAGATGAAGAAAGGAAGGCCAGGGGTAAAGCTCGGGGTGTTGCTTAAGGATGAAAAGCTCGCACCAGTATTGGACACAATTTTTGCTGAAAGCACCACCATAGGGGTAAGAGCTTACAGGGCAAAGCGGTGGAAACTTGAGAGAGAAGAAGTGCCAGTTCTCACCCCCTTTGGGGAAATCAGGGTGAAAGTCGCCAGAAAAGGAGGGCAAATCCTTAATCTGGCCCCCGAATACGAGGATTGTCGGAAAGTGGCAAAGGAAATGGGCCTGCCGGTCAAAGAAATCTACCAGATCGCTCTGGAAGAGGCTCGCAGGAAACTAAAGGGAGAGTTGAGTGCGGGAATTCAGAGTGCTCCAGTACCATCACGGAGGGTTTGAGAGGGTCCCGAAGCCTCTGCCCGAAGAATCCCTCTTGGTCTTGAGGGTCAATGGTCAGGATTGGGTCAGCCTCTACTGCACTCCCCAGCACCTTAGAGAGCTGGCTTTAGGTTTTCTGTACCTGGAAGGGGTTATAAAAGGGCTGGAAGATGTGGTCGTGGTTCGGGTCTGTGAGAATTCCGGGGTTGTGGAAGTAGTCCTTTACCACGATATAACCCTGCCCTCCCGAAAGGTTATAACCTCTGGGTGCGGGCAAGGGGTTACTCACCTGACGGGGGAAACGGACCTTCACCTTGAAGGAGGCCCTTGTCTTGCTCCGGAAAAGATTTTCTCCCTCTTGAATGAGCTATATCGCTCTTCCGTTTCCTACCGCGAAGCCGGAGGGATTCACTCCTCGGCCATAAGCGATGGGGAAAGAATCCTCTGGGTAGCGGAAGATATCGGGCGGCACAATACGCTGGATAAAATCAAAGGGCATTGCCTCCTTGAGGGGATTGAGACAGAAGGCAAGGTAATTTTAACCACCGGGCGAATTTCCGCCGAAATGCTGCTGAAAGCCGCCAAGATGGGGGTCACCTTCCTCGTTTCCCGCACTTCCCCTACAGCTCGGGCTGTGGAGCTGGCGGAGAAATGGGGCATCACTCTGGTTGGGTACGCCAGAGGGGACAGCTTCAGAGTTTACTCTCACCCCGAGCGTCTTGAGGTTTAAATCCTTTCTGTAAAAATTCAGAAAGAAGTAGTAGAGATCGCGGGCCCTGGTCCGGGGGCTGACTTTGAGGGGAATGTGGTCAGGATAAATGATGAAGGCCCTGGTCTGAGCCCCACCTGGCCCCCCATGGGTGGCTATCTGATCCTCAAAAGTTACTATGACGCTTTTTTTCTTCATAGCTCCCACCACCACCAAATCCCCAGCGTGCGGGAAGGACACCAGACGGGCCATCTCCATGGCTACTTCCTCAGGTTTTCCATAAGAGGCCAGGAAGGAAAGCTCACCGTAAACTTTGCCTTCTCTCCACACAATTGATCCCCTTGGAGAGAGAAAGTGAATTTCCTCCCCTTCCCTCAGGGCAATAAAGCCCACCCCTGGATGCCCCAGCAATTTTTCCAGTAGCCCCGGATACAAGGTGGTGAGCTGGCTGAGGGAAAGGGGCCTTCGGTGTGAGGTAAAGTAAATGTGCGCCAGGGGACCTGAACAGGATACCACCACCGTGCCTTCGGGAAGCTTCTCCTCTTCCTCCCAAAAAGGCCATGGTCTCACAGACCGCAGTATGCTCAGAAACTTGCGCCATGGGCCTCTGTATTCCACCCTTTCCGGACCGTAAAATTCCTTAAGGGCTGCCTCCTTCACCAGTTCTCTGACAAAATCCCCGAAGCTCTGCCCGAAAGCTTCCCGGAAAGGTATAGATGGAGTCAGGCCGTGGTCGGATAATATAAAAATATCGTATCGGTTAAAGGGCTCCCGGGAACACATCTTGAAGATTTGCCTTATCTGAGAATCAATCCCCTTAAGCACCCGTAATGCCTCCTCGGAAGCAGGCCCTGTCTGGTGAGCCACTTCATCGTAACCGTAGTAATTGGTATAAATGGCAGGCAGATTGCGGTAAATATCCATCAAACAGGCGTAGGTTTGCATTTCCCGAAAAAGCACGTTCACCACTATGTTAAAGAAAGGCTTCTTGGTCCAGGGCAAGGGGGAGGGAAAAAAAGTGCGGAAGGTCTTTTTGACCCACCACCGGGCATATTCCCACACAGATAGGGCAAAGATCCGCAGGAACCTGATGGGGTTGAGGAGGAACAATAAAGCCCAGGCAGCGCCTCTCAAACTCTGCAGGAAATGGGAAGAGTTCATGGCTCCGAGGGTGAACATGGCAGTGGTAGCTCCTCCATCCAGCATTGAAAAGTAAGCGGCTCCTCCCTTGAGGAGGGCAATCCTGCCTCTGGCGATTCGCTCCTGAACGATGTGCATTGATTGAGGATTTTTGCCTTCTATTGTGATTTCCTTGTCCTTTTCATACCAGCGAAACCCGCAAATATCAAAGTTTTCCCCGTAAAAAAGGCCGGCCTGGAAAGAAGGGGTAGCACTGGGAAGACCGCAATCCCAAAGAGCGAGCCTGTAATTTCCGCTTTCCAGAAGTTTGCGCACAAAAGGCATATACCCGCGCTGAAGGGCCTTGAGCAGGTAATCGTAAGCCAGGGCATCAATGTGGATTATGATAAAATTGCGCTCCGTCTCTTTCCAGGCCCTCTTCAGGCCTGCTCTCTTGAGTATGGGACGATATTTTACTTCCGCAAGAGCTTTATGCACTTTCATTTCTGTTTACCTCTACCGGGATTGCGCCTCAGAGGGTATTTTATTGGGATAGCTTTAACAGGTCAACCCCCCACGAGGTTATTCAGGACTTATCAGGCGAACCCTCAGAAAACGACAGAAGCCCACTCCCTCCTCCGGTGCTTCCCCTCTAAGGGCACCTGATGACGAACTCCTCGCACAGAAATCGGTTGTTTTTGCACTTCCTCTGGGGAAGTGCTATCATTTTCTTTGTTTCAATTTTCTTCTAAGGAGGTAGGAAAAGTTGCTAACGTGGCTTTACATCCTTGTAGCATTGGCTCTGGCCCTCTTCGGATTCAATCAGCTGGTTATTCTGGCCCTTTACTTCCGACACTTCAGACGTAAGCTGGCCCCACCTCCACCCTTAAAAGGAGAATGGCCTTCAGTAACCGTCCAGCTGCCGATATACAACGAAGCCAGCGTGGTGGATAGAGCCATAGAAGCCCTGGCTCGCCTGGATTATCCCCGGGAAAAATTAGAAATCCAGGTCCTGGACGATTCCGATGACGAGACCACAAAGATTGCTCTGAAAAAGGTGAGGGAATGGAAATCCCGAGGCCTCAACATAGCCCTGATCCACAGAGATGGGAGGAATGGATTCAAAGCAGGGGCTCTGGCCGAAGGGCTGGAAAGGGCCGCTGGAGAATTCATCGCCATATTTGACGCCGACTTTGTCCCTCCACCGGATTTCCTCCGCCGAACAATACCCTATTTCCTCCAGAACCCCCGCCTGGGAATGCTCCAAACCCGATGGGGACATCTCAACCGGGAATATTCGCCTCTCACCAGGGCACAGGCCCTGGCCTTGGATGGTCACTTTCTGGTGGAACAGGTTGCTCGCCAGAGGGCGGGCCTTTTCATGGGATTCAATGGTTCAGCCGGGGTATGGCGCAAAAGTTGCATAGAAGACGCCGGAGGATGGCAAAGCGATACCTTAACCGAAGACCTGGACTTGAGCTACAGGGCTCAGCTCAAAGGGTGGGAATGTCTTTTCCTACCAGAGGTTGTAGTCCCCGCTGAAATCCCACCTCAGTTGAATGCCTTTAAAGCTCAACAGAGAAGGTGGGCAAAGGGGTCAATTCAGTGCCTTTTGAAGCTTTCCCCCGCTGTGCTCAACTCCTCGCGACCCGCTTTCCACAAGTTTGAAGCCTTACTGCACCTCGGAAGCTACCTGGTTCACCCCCTCATGCTTCTCTCTCTTATCCTTATCCTGCCCCTTATCCTTCAGGATATAAAAGTCCATTTTCCCCTGACCTACGTGATGATCGCGAGTTTTGGACCGCCCCTGGTCTACTTCGTAGCTGCGCTCAGAAACCCGGAAAAGGGACCAAAAGAGATGATCTTTTTCCCCTTATTAGCCCTTGTGGGGATAGGAATTGCCCTCAACAACACCATTGCCATAGTTGAAGCATTGCTTAGGAGGAAAGGGAGGTTTGAGAGAACCCCCAAATTCCGCCTCTACCGCAGAGAAGGGGAATGGGAAAGCAGCCCATATGCCATAAAAACAGAAAAAGTGGCCTTCGGAGAAATCCTTCTGGCCCTTTACGCCCTATTAACCTTAGCAGTAGCCTGGATCAAAGGATTCTACTGGGCCGCTCCCTTTTTCCTTCTCTATGCCGGCGGATTCGGCTACGTGGGGATAGGAAGCCTCTGGCATTCTTTACGCCCGGCTTTCCACCAACGGAACAGAGGAAAAATCTGGAAAGTTCGCCTCAGAAATGGCCGTGGACTGGCTTAAGAAGCCAGAAAAGAATCAATGACCCTGCGCAGCGCTTCTTTATCCCAGCCCACATAATACCTTTTGCCCTGGATTATAAAGCTCGGGTAACGGCTAACCCGATGACGGAGACATCTCCACAGGCCCTGAAGGGACCTGGGATCTATGAGGATTATGTAAACTTTATCCCCATAAGACCTGGAAAGTTCCAGGACCCAATCCACTAACCGCCGGAAATCCTCTTTCCATTCGGGTGGATAGTCTGAACTTTCGGTTTTAAGCCCTGCTTCCTGCATAAGGACCTGGCAAGAG from Anaerolineae bacterium encodes the following:
- the larC gene encoding nickel pincer cofactor biosynthesis protein LarC; translation: MRIAYFEAFAGASGNMILGALIDAGLELESLIEGLKTLPIGGYSITASRVKKRGIAGTFVEVKVTEPQEERGLPEIEEIIMRSSLPEKVKALSLRVFRRLAEAEARVHDIPVEKVHFHEVGAVDAIVDVVGSILGLELLGVEEVYVSPLHLGYGMVKGAHGPLPVPAPATMELVRGVPVYGWDVEAELLTPTGAAILTTLARSFGSPPPFKVEKVGYGAGLWDLPFPNLLRLCIGVREEEIAGYEEDYVTVLEANIDDMNPQWFENLLEKLMEAGALDVYLTPLQMKKGRPGVKLGVLLKDEKLAPVLDTIFAESTTIGVRAYRAKRWKLEREEVPVLTPFGEIRVKVARKGGQILNLAPEYEDCRKVAKEMGLPVKEIYQIALEEARRKLKGELSAGIQSAPVPSRRV
- the fdhD gene encoding formate dehydrogenase accessory sulfurtransferase FdhD; its protein translation is MREFRVLQYHHGGFERVPKPLPEESLLVLRVNGQDWVSLYCTPQHLRELALGFLYLEGVIKGLEDVVVVRVCENSGVVEVVLYHDITLPSRKVITSGCGQGVTHLTGETDLHLEGGPCLAPEKIFSLLNELYRSSVSYREAGGIHSSAISDGERILWVAEDIGRHNTLDKIKGHCLLEGIETEGKVILTTGRISAEMLLKAAKMGVTFLVSRTSPTARAVELAEKWGITLVGYARGDSFRVYSHPERLEV
- a CDS encoding glycosyltransferase family 2 protein, producing the protein MLTWLYILVALALALFGFNQLVILALYFRHFRRKLAPPPPLKGEWPSVTVQLPIYNEASVVDRAIEALARLDYPREKLEIQVLDDSDDETTKIALKKVREWKSRGLNIALIHRDGRNGFKAGALAEGLERAAGEFIAIFDADFVPPPDFLRRTIPYFLQNPRLGMLQTRWGHLNREYSPLTRAQALALDGHFLVEQVARQRAGLFMGFNGSAGVWRKSCIEDAGGWQSDTLTEDLDLSYRAQLKGWECLFLPEVVVPAEIPPQLNAFKAQQRRWAKGSIQCLLKLSPAVLNSSRPAFHKFEALLHLGSYLVHPLMLLSLILILPLILQDIKVHFPLTYVMIASFGPPLVYFVAALRNPEKGPKEMIFFPLLALVGIGIALNNTIAIVEALLRRKGRFERTPKFRLYRREGEWESSPYAIKTEKVAFGEILLALYALLTLAVAWIKGFYWAAPFFLLYAGGFGYVGIGSLWHSLRPAFHQRNRGKIWKVRLRNGRGLA